A window of Tautonia plasticadhaerens contains these coding sequences:
- a CDS encoding DUF885 family protein, which yields MPKPSPVRQAWRRPMLAILLAAIAPTSRADGPLGSSSAPRQLAPDAADRDATYALPAEDPWSPVPPQRREDRDRLVFKDRIEPHWIDGGDRVWYRNDLPGGSKEFILVDATAGTRGPAFDHDRLADALSDASGSAHLAERLPFETLDFLGESNAIRFQVDEQWWSCDLESYECSQVDDDAVGPGRGEDRDQHEPRRSRGGRRGGDLPEEAESPDETRVAFVEDHNVFVRLGGDGEPIQLSTDGEEGNSYGRLSWSPDSKTLAAFRIEPGDREEVHLIQSSPPEGGRAQLTSRPYDLPGDKLTTFELSLFDIEACEQIKPEVERLDYGWPRLRWSEDGRRLSYEKVDRGHQRFRLIEVDARSGEARALIDERAETFIWTAHAEALDLRPVTYLDQSNELIYATERSGWRHLELIDAETGAVRNPITSGEFVVRGIDHVDEDARQVWFHAGGMNEGQDPYFLHHYRVNFDGTGLVALTEGDGNHSVQFSPDRRFLIDTYSRVDMAPVHELRRTCDGSLVLRLEEADASALLESGWEAPEVFVARGRDGKTDIWGIICRPKVFDPDRSYPVIEHVYAGPQGAFVPKSFSEHRRFSPLTDLGFVVVQIDGMGTAHRSKAFHDVCWQDLKDGGFPDRIAWHRAAAEKFPWYDLGRVGIYGGSAGGQNATAALLFHPEFYKVGVSGSGCHDNRMDKASWNEQWMGYPVGSQYAESSNIDHAHRLRGKLLLIVGELDSNVPPESTLRLADALIRADKDFDYLVVPNAGHGMGGRYGQRRLEDFFVRHLLGVEPPDRNAEPPGDSAVARASSVDSPRPLEADADADPAPVDLDELVDDPSPLRAPIERYVDDLGSLRRSAPPDESPERDALLRRFHEGWRSRLGSLDFEALGPDGQIDYLLFRNHLDHQLRDLGRRSREREQAEPLVPFGRTILDLEASRRELEPMDWAKVAGRVDRLAEEVDDALRALEDRSSEEDLVEPPVAERAAGTAQDLRRTFRGWFEFYDGYDPVFSWWMRQPYGVADEALERYEEEIRTRLGAPDRNARGGQSRRAEQDDEGDPDGEIVGTPIGRDALLAELEHEMISYSPEELIDLAEEELAWCEAQMGIAATDLGFGDDWRAALEHVKRLHVPPGDQPRLIRDLALGAIAYLDEHDLVTIPPLARDSWRMEMMSPERQLVNPFFLGGEAIIVSYPTDSMAHDAKLMSMRGNNEHFARATVHHEVIPGHHLQGFMTARYNSHRRPFSTPFWGEGWALYWELLLWDRGFARSAEDRVGMLFWRMHRCARIIFSLKFHLGELTPQECIDLLVDRVGHEPANAEAEVRRSVATNYGPLYQAAYLLGGLQLRALHRELVESGTMTDRAFHDAVLRQNSIPIELLRARLTGQDLSPDFEPDWRFYDGPPEDDDR from the coding sequence ATGCCGAAGCCGAGCCCCGTCCGCCAGGCCTGGCGGCGTCCGATGCTGGCGATCCTCCTCGCCGCAATCGCCCCGACGAGCCGGGCCGACGGTCCCCTCGGATCCTCCTCGGCCCCCCGGCAGCTCGCTCCCGATGCCGCCGACCGGGACGCGACGTATGCCCTCCCGGCGGAAGATCCCTGGTCCCCGGTCCCGCCGCAACGCCGGGAGGATCGCGATCGGCTGGTGTTCAAGGACCGGATCGAGCCGCACTGGATCGACGGCGGCGACCGGGTTTGGTATCGCAACGACCTGCCTGGCGGCTCGAAGGAGTTCATCCTCGTCGATGCGACGGCGGGCACCCGGGGCCCCGCCTTCGACCACGACCGGCTCGCCGACGCCCTCTCCGACGCCAGCGGGTCGGCGCACCTCGCCGAACGACTCCCCTTCGAAACGCTCGATTTTCTCGGGGAATCGAACGCAATCCGATTCCAGGTCGACGAGCAGTGGTGGTCCTGCGACCTCGAATCCTACGAGTGCAGCCAGGTCGACGACGACGCCGTCGGGCCAGGCCGCGGCGAGGATCGGGACCAGCACGAGCCGCGGCGATCACGGGGGGGCCGCCGGGGGGGCGACCTCCCCGAGGAGGCCGAGTCGCCCGACGAGACCCGGGTCGCCTTCGTCGAAGACCATAACGTCTTCGTCCGCCTCGGGGGCGACGGGGAGCCGATCCAACTGAGCACCGACGGCGAGGAGGGGAACTCCTACGGCCGCCTCTCCTGGTCGCCCGACTCCAAGACCCTGGCCGCGTTCCGGATCGAGCCGGGAGACCGCGAGGAGGTCCACCTGATCCAGTCCTCCCCGCCCGAGGGCGGCCGGGCCCAGCTCACCTCCCGGCCCTACGACCTGCCCGGCGACAAACTCACGACCTTCGAATTGAGCCTGTTCGACATCGAGGCGTGTGAGCAGATCAAGCCCGAGGTCGAACGCCTCGACTACGGCTGGCCCCGCCTCCGCTGGTCGGAGGACGGCCGACGCCTCTCCTATGAGAAGGTGGACCGGGGCCACCAGCGATTCCGCCTCATCGAGGTCGACGCCCGGTCGGGCGAGGCCCGCGCCCTCATCGACGAGCGGGCCGAAACCTTCATCTGGACCGCCCACGCCGAGGCCCTCGACCTCAGGCCCGTCACCTATCTCGACCAGTCGAATGAACTCATCTACGCCACCGAACGCAGCGGCTGGCGGCACCTGGAGCTGATCGACGCCGAGACCGGCGCGGTCAGGAACCCGATCACCTCGGGGGAATTCGTCGTCCGCGGCATCGACCACGTCGACGAGGACGCCCGCCAGGTCTGGTTCCACGCGGGCGGAATGAACGAGGGGCAGGACCCCTACTTCCTGCACCACTACCGGGTGAACTTCGACGGCACCGGGCTCGTCGCCCTCACCGAGGGGGACGGCAACCACTCGGTCCAGTTCTCGCCCGACCGCCGGTTCCTGATCGACACGTACAGCCGGGTCGACATGGCCCCGGTCCACGAGCTGCGCCGGACCTGCGACGGCTCGCTCGTCCTCCGGTTGGAAGAGGCCGACGCCTCGGCCCTGCTGGAATCCGGCTGGGAGGCCCCGGAGGTCTTCGTCGCCAGGGGCCGCGACGGCAAGACGGACATCTGGGGCATCATCTGCCGCCCGAAGGTCTTCGACCCCGATCGATCGTACCCAGTCATCGAACACGTCTACGCGGGCCCGCAAGGGGCCTTCGTCCCGAAGTCGTTCAGCGAGCACCGGCGATTCTCGCCGCTCACGGACCTCGGCTTCGTCGTCGTCCAGATCGACGGCATGGGGACCGCGCACCGCTCGAAGGCCTTCCACGACGTCTGCTGGCAGGACCTGAAGGACGGCGGCTTCCCCGATCGGATCGCCTGGCACCGGGCCGCCGCCGAGAAGTTTCCCTGGTACGACCTCGGCCGGGTCGGCATCTACGGCGGCTCGGCCGGCGGCCAGAACGCGACGGCCGCGCTGCTCTTCCACCCGGAGTTCTACAAGGTCGGCGTCTCGGGGAGCGGCTGCCACGACAATCGGATGGACAAGGCCTCGTGGAATGAGCAGTGGATGGGATACCCGGTCGGCTCCCAGTACGCCGAGTCGTCCAACATCGACCACGCCCACCGGCTCCGGGGCAAGCTGCTGCTGATCGTCGGCGAGCTGGACTCGAACGTCCCCCCCGAGTCGACCCTCCGCCTCGCCGACGCCCTGATCCGGGCCGACAAGGACTTCGACTACCTCGTCGTCCCCAACGCCGGGCACGGCATGGGGGGCCGCTATGGCCAGCGCCGGCTCGAAGACTTCTTCGTCCGCCACCTCCTCGGCGTCGAGCCCCCCGACCGCAACGCCGAGCCCCCGGGCGACTCCGCCGTCGCACGCGCCTCGTCGGTCGATTCGCCCCGGCCGTTGGAGGCCGACGCAGACGCCGACCCCGCGCCCGTCGACCTCGACGAGCTGGTCGACGACCCCAGCCCCCTCCGCGCCCCCATCGAGCGCTACGTCGACGACCTCGGAAGCCTCCGACGCTCCGCCCCCCCCGACGAGTCTCCCGAACGAGACGCGCTCCTGCGACGCTTCCACGAAGGCTGGCGATCCCGCCTCGGCTCGCTCGACTTCGAGGCCCTCGGCCCCGACGGCCAGATCGACTACCTCCTGTTCCGGAATCACCTCGACCACCAGCTCCGGGATCTCGGACGCCGCTCCCGGGAGCGCGAGCAGGCCGAGCCCCTCGTCCCCTTCGGCCGGACGATCCTCGACCTGGAGGCCTCTCGCCGGGAGCTGGAACCGATGGACTGGGCCAAGGTCGCCGGTCGCGTCGACCGGCTCGCCGAGGAGGTCGACGACGCGCTGCGGGCCCTGGAGGATCGATCCTCGGAGGAGGACCTCGTCGAGCCCCCCGTCGCCGAGCGGGCCGCGGGGACGGCCCAGGATCTCCGCCGCACGTTCCGCGGCTGGTTCGAGTTCTACGACGGCTACGACCCGGTCTTCTCCTGGTGGATGCGACAACCCTACGGCGTCGCCGACGAGGCGCTCGAACGATACGAGGAGGAGATCCGGACACGGCTCGGGGCCCCGGACCGCAACGCCCGGGGAGGGCAATCACGCCGGGCCGAGCAGGACGACGAGGGCGACCCCGACGGCGAGATCGTCGGCACGCCCATCGGCCGGGACGCCCTGCTCGCCGAGCTTGAACACGAGATGATCTCCTATTCCCCCGAGGAGCTGATCGACCTGGCCGAGGAGGAGCTGGCCTGGTGCGAGGCGCAGATGGGAATCGCCGCAACGGACCTCGGCTTCGGGGACGACTGGCGGGCCGCCCTGGAGCACGTCAAGCGGCTCCACGTCCCCCCCGGGGACCAGCCCCGTCTCATCCGGGACCTCGCCCTGGGGGCAATCGCCTACCTCGACGAGCACGACCTCGTCACCATCCCGCCGCTCGCCCGGGACTCCTGGCGGATGGAGATGATGTCCCCCGAGCGCCAGCTCGTGAACCCGTTCTTCCTCGGCGGCGAGGCGATCATCGTCTCGTATCCGACGGATTCGATGGCGCACGACGCGAAGCTCATGAGCATGCGCGGCAATAATGAGCACTTCGCCCGCGCCACGGTCCACCACGAGGTGATCCCCGGCCACCACCTCCAGGGGTTCATGACCGCCCGGTACAACTCCCATCGCCGCCCCTTCTCCACCCCGTTCTGGGGGGAGGGCTGGGCCCTCTACTGGGAGCTGTTGCTCTGGGATCGCGGCTTCGCCCGGTCGGCCGAGGACCGCGTCGGCATGCTCTTCTGGCGGATGCACCGCTGCGCCCGGATCATCTTCTCGCTCAAGTTCCACCTCGGCGAGCTGACCCCCCAGGAGTGCATCGACCTGCTCGTCGACCGCGTCGGCCACGAGCCGGCCAACGCCGAGGCCGAGGTCCGACGCTCGGTCGCCACCAACTACGGCCCCCTCTACCAGGCCGCCTACCTCCTAGGCGGCCTCCAGCTCCGCGCCCTGCACCGGGAGCTGGTCGAGTCCGGCACCATGACCGATCGCGCCTTCCACGACGCCGTCCTGAGGCAGAACAGCATCCCGATCGAGCTGCTCCGGGCCCGGCTCACCGGCCAGGACCTCTCGCCCGACTTCGAGCCCGACTGGCGGTTCTACGACGGCCCGCCCGAGGACGACGACCGCTAA
- a CDS encoding PVC-type heme-binding CxxCH protein: MLRHFLIASALVLPPRALPAADAGAAPGGPLTVLFLGDRGHHRPAERAAQLIPVMAGRGIDVTYTEDLDSALDPDTLGNYDALIIYANIEAIEPAQEEALLDYVSSGGGFVPIHCASFCFLNSPRYVELVGAQFLRHGTGEFDTEIVDPSHPVMTGFEPFRTWDETYVHAKHNDDKHLLQVRPDAEGREPWTWVRSHGEGRVFYTAYGHDHRTWTEPGFQDLIERGLRWASGEGEVFDSRPRVAEGLAPLSYVESGDPIPNYLPGERWGTQGEPISRMQQPLGPEESIRHLVVPGGFHPELVAAEPEISKPLCMAWDHRGRLWIAESVDYPNVKNADNAGRDRITICEDTDGDGRADEFTVFAEGLNIPTSLAFANGGVVVLQAPDTLFLKDTDGDDRADTREVLFTGWGTDDTHAGPSNLRNGLDGWLYGIVGYSAFRGEVGGERHRFGQGFFRFRPDGSKLEFLRSTNNNSWGVGFSEEGFLFGSTANGCPSVYLPIPNRYYEAVRGWSPTVLENIADSNRFFPVTDQVRQVDWHGGFTAAAGHALYTARTYPDHYWNSTAFVAEPTGHLAATFTLEPRGTDFASHYGWNLLASDDEWTAPITAEVGPDGHVWVIDWYNYIVQHNPTPQGFETGGGNAYETPLRDKTHGRIYRVVYDGAPPAEPMELDPEDPEGLVSALAHDNMFWRLHAQRLLVERGDRDVVPALVGLAGDRSVDAIGLNPGAIHALWALHGLGALDGSVPEATAAAVSALGHPSAGVRLNAARVLPEDADESTGAILEASLLTDEDPQVRLSALLALSGRPESPEAAGAIVDAMASGSFDGDRWLGHAATAAAAGHAGPFLEAIASRAFDGPPAPIVAEVTDRVAEHFARGAPADRVGTLLARLDGASPDVARAVISGLARGWPEDRPAELGGDAVESLGALIADLPPDSRGQLVGLVNRWGIPGFEQYTAQVADTLLDAASDPARPEEARLDAARQLVIFKGDDPEAAEDLLSLITPQTPPTLAAGLVSALSRSEAPEVGSVIVDAYATLTPGVQDEARRVLLGRADWATALLDGIETGAIPIGQLALDQKRSLSDHPDPAVADRAKTLMAAGGGLPNPDRQRVIDQLAPVILAGGDPAAGKAVYEQLCSKCHVHSGEGGKVGPDLTGMAAHPAEELLIHILDPSRSVEGNYVQYTVATIDGRILSGLLASETRTSLELIDVEGKSQTILRDDVDEFIASQKSLMPEGFEAQATPEQLADLMAFLTRPGKYLPLDLRKAASVVTTRGMFYDEDSRAERIVFDDWSTKTFEGIPFQLVDPRDGQVPNAILLHAPQGRIPPEMPRSVSLPVNAPASRIHLLGGVGGWAFPYSAEESVSMIVRLHYADGSTEDHPLRNGVHIADYARRADVPGSALAFEPRGRQLRYLAIEPGNPTARIDTIELLKGEDDTAPLVMALTVEVGQSSE, translated from the coding sequence ATGCTCCGCCATTTCCTGATCGCCTCGGCACTCGTCCTGCCGCCCCGGGCCCTCCCGGCGGCCGATGCGGGGGCGGCCCCCGGTGGACCGCTCACGGTCCTCTTCCTCGGCGACCGGGGCCACCACCGCCCCGCCGAGCGCGCCGCCCAGCTCATCCCCGTCATGGCCGGCCGGGGGATCGACGTGACCTACACCGAGGACCTCGACTCGGCCCTCGACCCCGACACGCTCGGCAATTATGACGCGCTCATCATCTACGCGAACATCGAGGCGATCGAGCCCGCGCAGGAGGAGGCGCTGCTCGACTACGTCTCCTCGGGCGGCGGCTTCGTGCCGATCCACTGCGCCTCGTTCTGCTTCCTGAACTCGCCGAGGTACGTCGAGCTGGTGGGCGCCCAGTTCCTCCGGCACGGCACCGGCGAGTTCGACACGGAGATCGTCGACCCGAGCCACCCCGTCATGACGGGCTTCGAGCCCTTCCGGACCTGGGACGAGACCTACGTCCACGCCAAGCACAACGACGACAAGCACCTGCTCCAGGTCCGGCCCGACGCCGAGGGCCGGGAGCCCTGGACCTGGGTCCGCTCCCACGGCGAGGGCCGCGTCTTCTACACCGCCTACGGCCACGACCACCGGACCTGGACCGAGCCCGGCTTCCAGGACCTGATCGAGCGCGGGCTGCGATGGGCCTCCGGCGAGGGGGAGGTGTTCGACAGCCGCCCCCGGGTGGCCGAGGGGCTCGCCCCCCTCTCCTACGTCGAGTCCGGCGACCCCATCCCCAACTACCTGCCCGGCGAGCGCTGGGGCACCCAGGGCGAGCCGATCTCCCGGATGCAACAGCCGCTGGGGCCCGAGGAATCGATCAGGCACCTCGTGGTGCCCGGCGGCTTCCACCCCGAGCTGGTCGCCGCCGAGCCCGAGATCTCCAAGCCGCTCTGCATGGCCTGGGACCACCGGGGCCGCCTCTGGATCGCCGAGAGCGTCGACTACCCCAACGTCAAGAACGCCGACAACGCCGGCCGGGATCGCATCACCATCTGCGAGGACACCGACGGCGACGGCCGCGCCGACGAGTTCACCGTCTTCGCCGAAGGACTGAACATCCCCACGAGCCTCGCCTTCGCCAACGGCGGCGTGGTCGTCCTCCAGGCCCCCGACACCCTCTTCCTCAAGGACACCGACGGCGACGACAGGGCCGACACCCGGGAGGTCCTCTTCACCGGCTGGGGCACCGACGACACGCACGCCGGCCCGAGCAACCTCCGTAACGGGCTGGACGGCTGGCTCTACGGGATCGTCGGCTACTCCGCCTTCCGGGGCGAGGTCGGCGGCGAGCGGCACCGCTTCGGCCAGGGCTTCTTCCGCTTCCGCCCCGACGGGTCGAAGCTGGAATTCCTCCGATCGACGAACAACAACTCCTGGGGCGTCGGCTTCAGCGAGGAGGGCTTCCTCTTCGGCTCGACCGCCAACGGCTGCCCGAGCGTGTACCTGCCGATCCCGAACCGCTACTACGAGGCGGTCCGGGGCTGGTCGCCGACCGTCCTGGAGAACATCGCCGACTCCAACCGCTTCTTCCCCGTCACCGACCAGGTCCGCCAGGTCGACTGGCACGGCGGCTTCACCGCCGCCGCCGGGCATGCCCTCTACACGGCCAGGACCTATCCGGACCACTACTGGAACTCGACCGCCTTCGTCGCCGAGCCGACCGGCCACCTCGCCGCCACCTTCACCCTGGAGCCCAGGGGCACCGACTTCGCCTCGCACTACGGCTGGAACCTGCTCGCCAGCGACGACGAGTGGACCGCCCCCATCACGGCCGAGGTCGGCCCCGACGGGCACGTCTGGGTCATCGACTGGTACAACTACATCGTCCAGCACAACCCCACGCCCCAGGGCTTCGAGACGGGCGGGGGGAATGCCTACGAGACCCCGCTCCGGGACAAGACCCACGGCCGCATCTACCGGGTCGTCTACGACGGCGCCCCGCCGGCCGAGCCGATGGAACTCGACCCGGAGGACCCCGAGGGCCTCGTCTCGGCGCTGGCCCACGACAACATGTTCTGGCGCCTGCACGCCCAGCGCCTCCTCGTCGAGCGGGGCGATCGTGACGTGGTCCCCGCGCTCGTCGGCCTGGCCGGCGACCGCTCGGTCGACGCCATCGGCCTGAACCCGGGGGCGATCCACGCCCTTTGGGCCCTCCACGGCCTGGGGGCCCTCGACGGCTCGGTCCCCGAGGCGACGGCCGCCGCCGTCTCGGCGCTCGGGCACCCGTCGGCCGGGGTCCGCCTGAACGCCGCCAGGGTCCTGCCGGAAGACGCCGACGAGTCGACCGGGGCGATCCTCGAGGCCTCCCTGCTGACCGACGAGGATCCCCAGGTCCGCCTCTCGGCCTTGCTCGCCCTCTCGGGGCGGCCCGAGTCGCCCGAGGCCGCCGGGGCGATCGTCGACGCGATGGCCTCCGGCTCCTTCGACGGCGACCGCTGGCTCGGCCACGCGGCCACCGCCGCCGCCGCCGGGCACGCCGGCCCGTTCCTGGAGGCGATCGCCTCCCGGGCCTTCGACGGCCCCCCGGCCCCGATCGTCGCCGAGGTCACCGACCGCGTCGCCGAGCACTTCGCCCGGGGCGCCCCGGCCGACCGGGTCGGCACCCTGCTGGCGAGGCTGGACGGAGCCTCCCCGGACGTCGCCCGGGCCGTCATCTCCGGCCTGGCCCGGGGCTGGCCGGAAGACCGACCCGCCGAGCTGGGCGGGGATGCCGTCGAGTCCCTCGGCGCACTGATCGCCGACCTGCCGCCGGACTCCAGGGGCCAGCTCGTCGGCCTGGTCAATCGCTGGGGCATCCCCGGCTTCGAGCAGTACACGGCCCAGGTCGCCGACACCCTGCTCGACGCCGCCTCCGACCCGGCCCGCCCCGAGGAGGCCCGCCTCGACGCCGCTCGACAGCTCGTCATCTTCAAGGGGGACGACCCCGAGGCCGCCGAGGATCTCCTGTCCCTGATCACGCCACAGACGCCCCCGACCCTCGCCGCCGGCCTCGTCTCGGCCCTCTCCCGGAGCGAGGCCCCCGAGGTCGGATCGGTGATCGTCGACGCGTATGCGACCCTCACCCCGGGCGTCCAGGACGAGGCCCGCCGCGTCCTGCTCGGCCGCGCCGACTGGGCGACGGCCCTGCTCGACGGCATCGAAACCGGCGCCATCCCCATCGGCCAGCTCGCGCTCGACCAGAAGCGGTCCCTGTCCGACCATCCCGACCCGGCCGTCGCCGACCGGGCGAAGACCCTGATGGCCGCCGGCGGCGGCCTGCCGAATCCCGACCGCCAGCGCGTCATCGACCAGCTCGCCCCGGTCATCCTCGCCGGCGGCGACCCGGCCGCGGGCAAGGCGGTGTACGAGCAGCTCTGCTCGAAGTGCCACGTGCACTCGGGGGAGGGGGGCAAGGTCGGCCCCGACCTCACCGGCATGGCCGCACATCCCGCCGAGGAGCTGCTCATCCACATCCTCGACCCTAGCCGGAGCGTCGAGGGCAACTATGTCCAGTACACCGTCGCCACGATCGACGGCCGGATCCTCAGCGGCCTGCTCGCCTCGGAGACGAGGACCTCGCTGGAGCTGATCGACGTCGAGGGCAAGTCGCAGACGATCCTCCGGGACGACGTCGACGAGTTCATCGCCTCGCAGAAGTCGCTCATGCCCGAGGGCTTCGAGGCCCAGGCGACCCCCGAGCAGCTCGCCGACCTGATGGCCTTCCTCACCCGGCCGGGCAAGTACCTGCCGCTCGACCTCCGCAAGGCCGCCAGCGTCGTCACCACCCGGGGCATGTTCTACGACGAGGATTCCCGGGCCGAGCGGATCGTCTTCGACGACTGGTCGACCAAGACCTTCGAGGGCATCCCCTTCCAGCTCGTCGACCCCCGGGACGGTCAGGTCCCGAACGCGATCCTGCTGCACGCCCCGCAGGGCCGGATCCCGCCGGAGATGCCCCGGTCCGTCTCGTTGCCGGTCAACGCGCCGGCCTCCCGGATCCACCTGCTCGGCGGCGTCGGCGGGTGGGCCTTCCCGTACAGCGCGGAGGAGTCGGTCTCGATGATCGTCCGCCTCCACTACGCCGACGGGTCGACCGAGGACCACCCGCTGCGCAACGGCGTCCACATCGCCGACTACGCCCGACGAGCCGACGTCCCCGGCTCCGCCCTCGCCTTCGAGCCCCGGGGCAGGCAGCTCCGCTACCTCGCCATCGAGCCGGGGAACCCCACCGCGCGGATCGACACGATCGAACTGCTCAAGGGCGAGGATGACACGGCCCCGCTCGTCATGGCCCTGACCGTCGAGGTCGGCCAGTCGTCCGAGTGA